From Brassica rapa cultivar Chiifu-401-42 chromosome A06, CAAS_Brap_v3.01, whole genome shotgun sequence:
CCACCATCTCAGTGTATCTAGAGAGCGCTTTAGCACTACTATCCGGAACAAGGATGGCAAACATCTTCTCCTTGCTTGCATCCAATATCTCAGTCATGTTCATTGGCTTAACCATTGAGAAAGTCGGAAGCGGAGACAAAGAAGCAGGAGAAGGAACCCTCATAAGGTACACTCTATCGTTTTCCTTGACAGCCCTATCCAAATTGCAACTAATGCTCGCCTCTAGTTTGTTCATGGCTTCTATAAGCTGAGCAGGAGCTCCTCTCGAAGACTTCTTCGCCTCTGCCAAACGGCTGCTTCCGCTCCTCAGCCGAGCTATCTCTTCTGCAATTTCCTCTTTCTCGTGCAACTCCATTCCATACCTATAACAAGCTTCACTATAAAAGAGTGCTGCTTTCATCTGCACatgagaaatccagcctttctCAAAATGATCCTTCAATGGTGGAGCGGTTAACGCAGCCAAAGCTTCCTCGTAGTATATACCAACCTGATTTCAAGCAACCAAGAATTGCAAATTCAAGCTAATCATATATGCTCATACTGAATCAAATTCTAGATCATATACACATTATAATGGTTTTACACTAACCTGTCTAGCAATTTTAGCACAAACACCAGGAGTGCTTCCTTTAGCAATGGTATTCTCAAACACACATTCCTGAGCCTGAGCCAACATGAGCCTCTCCAACATCCCCACGCACTCCACCGACACATCCACGGTGGTGCTGCTCTGCCCGATCGACGCCTTAGTGGACTCGTTATCCCTCAGGTACGCGAACGCCCCCGCCGCACCGATGAAGGCATGCGAAGCCTGACGGCGCCCATCCACGGTGGTGCGATCGTGACCGAGCCCGATCTGGCTGTAAGTAGCGGCGAGGTTGAAGAGAACGGCGGCTTTCTCCAGATGAATGTTCTGCTGAGTGGCCTTTTGCTTCTGCTTGAAGGTGTCGTGCCATAGGAAAGAGACGGCGTTGACGTGGTGCTTCTCGGGGGAGATTGGGAACCGCGTCTCGACAAGGCATAGGGCTTTGTAGTAGGAGATGAGAAGGTCTCTTCTGGCGGAGGGAGACGGATCGGGGACGCGTTCTACGTCGGAGCGGAGTTGATTGAGGGTTTCGAGATCGTCTTCAAGAAGCTGAGCTTCGCGCTCGGAGTAGGTGAAGGTTATGTAGTTGCGGAGAGGACGGTAGAGATCGACTGAGCTCGTCTTCTTCTCGTGGATTGCGAGCATCAGATTGGAGAGCGCCGACGAAGCCATGGCGAATAATTGATTCGGATCAATCGCTCTTCcgatttttttcttctctttgatCCTTTAACTCCTTATTGACTAAGGATTGATCGTGTTGGAGACGGCATGAAGTCCTGCTCTTAAATATCGAAACGGCGTGCTGTTTAATTATGTGACTAATGCGCGTTGAGGACTAATCTTTTCGGTATTAATGAGACAATTAATGGATGTAGAAACTCAATACATTATACTTTTCCACCTTAACAAAAAGTCATTAGGAAGACCGTTAtggtgtttatttttttttcttctcaaaataataataatgttgtGGTGATAAACAATACATATCATTAATCTTAAGGGAATACAAAAATCTAGATGTGTGTGTGTATGAATTAGAGGGGGGCTTTGGTAGCAAAGAATAATCTAATATCTGTCAAAAGTTTTTGAGCATCTTGTCATTTGAGACTCCATCGGCTACAAGCATTGCTGTTATCTCCTGCAAATACACACAAATCGAACAACGATATAGATACATATCTTCTACATAAGCATTTTAGATTTCAAGCAACACAAGACAGTGCATACCTCAGCCATTTGTCTCTGTCCGCACAGCACCACTCCTGTGGCCGAGGGATCTGAAACCTGTTTAGCGGCCCTTGCGAAAGCAGCCTATACAATACATGATCTATATATTAGTTTGATCCACTTTTAGTTAAAGCATTTAGATTGATCTCACCTGTACATATCCGGTCTCCCCTCTCCACCCATCATCTGGCTGTGACAACACCGGCACAACTTTGACACCTGATGATTCCCACTCTTTAAACTTTTCCTGTAAATCGAAGAGCACATGTAAATCCTTCTATAGATCAGATCCAGAGCGTTAGATAGAAAGGCTCTTGCGCTTTATCATCAAAAGATCTTAACAATTCAACTGCTCATATTTTTATGCACTGACAAATGAGGGAATGAACCAAACCTGATAAGCCATTCTTTTCAGGTTCCTAGCCCCGTAATAGAGTCTTACATCAGATCTTCTATCAGCGCCAAACCCTGTCTCAATTAGTGAGCGAATGGGACTGCAGAGAGATAAGAACATGAGAGATTACATTCCAAGTAAAAGACAGTTGCTATAAGTCTCTATCACCACCATCACTAGACCTTGTTGCTAATTGAACTAAGCATCATATAAGCTACGCTCGCAATATCAGTAACCAAATTGAAAGATACAGACTTTGAAAACGTTGTGCACTTAAACCTTTAAGCTAGAACATACTCAGATCATGGAGCCATCAGCTAAGACGATGAACGATCAAACTTTACGTAAAAGACTCTAACTTTAGCCTCTCACCTAATCCCAGATCCAGTGGCGAAAATCAAAACTGTGGAATATTCCTCGGGAGGATCGATCTGATCGACGTCGAAACCATGACCCATGACGGAGCTAAGCTCAACGGTCTCCCCTCTCTTCAACCCGCAGAGAATCTCCGCCGTGGATCCAGCGATGCTCTTGACCAAGAACTCGAACGCACCGCTCGCAGCCGCGAAGGAAGGAGGAGAAGCGATCGCCAGAAACGAAGGCCTCTCGACATCGGGAACGCGGAGCTGGAGATACTGGCCGGGCCGCGTGTAGGAAGCTGCGAGATCCGGGGAGTTGGAAATGTCGATCGAGATGTGGAAAAGCGACTCCGCCGCGGATTCGACGAGAGAGAGAGGAGCTGGGGTCCAGAGGGTGGCGTCGTGACGAACTGCGGCGGCGGAGGAGACGCGGTTATTGCGGGAGAAGCGGAGATGGCGTGTAAGGTGGGGACGGCGCAGGATAAACATGGGAGAGAGGGAGATGCTAAAATGCGCACGGGTAACAGGAGGCGGGAAAGAGAGAGTTGGGCATGGTGGAGATGTGTGTTTTGGGCTTATTGGACCGTCAAAATTAGCCGAAGAAGAAAAAGTCGCCACgaggttcttttttttaacacttaatTCTGCAACAGGTCTTATGTTTCGCCACGTGGACGGTTAAGATATCGTTTGCTATATCTTCTTCTCGGCCACTTGTTTACTGTAAAGGTTCCCCCAGCCACTTTGATAACCAGAACAAACAAATAATCTAACAACTCTTTGAAGAATGGCAAACTTTTGTTTGATATCTTTTTCGAGAAGATTCCAAGAAATTTTTTACCAGCAATTGGTTTACATTTCCAAACTTGTACACAAACTCTTTACTGATTTTCTGGAACAACCGTCGGTTTATATTCTTTTCAAGAAGATTCTCAAAATCATGGAACTGTGAATGACACAATAATGGGATCAACACTACAGTGAATCAGTGATTTACAAACAGACAAAGGTTAGTACAGAGAAAAGTAATGGAAATGTCAAAGAAACGTTGGTAAAAAGTCATTTTCTCTAAAAGTCAAAACAAAACTCTTTGGGATATACTACAATATATAGACGCGAAAACCTGTCACCCGTGAGCAATTTAGCTTAAAAGGTGATgtaaattttagtatatatagtagaaaaatatgaaattgtGAACCACCCACGACGATGGACAAACAAACAGCAAAATACAGAATTGTGAGTTTAAATGACGTTGGGATCTCATCTTAGACTTAAGCCgcatataaaattatttgtttacttggttttggaaaaaaaatattagttgaaCGGAGACATGCAGGCAAGCACACAACAATAACATCATCAACACCGCCTTGTTTGACACTTTCACCACATATAACTcagtttaaacatttttaaaacacaattttctctctctctctctctctttctctccggcTAGATGGTGGACGCAGAGAGCAGCGCCAAGGATGTCTTGCTACTATCGGTAGACAGAGTTCAGGTAGTGACATGGAGAGATCTGCGAGACGGATCATTCACCGAAGAACTCAAACGTCTCATCTCCTTCGCTGCTCCTATGGCTGCTGTCGTCATCGCTCAGTTCTCCTTGCAGATCATCTCTATGGTGATGGTTGGTCACCTCGGAAACCTCGCACTCGCCAGCGCCTCCTTAGCTTCTTCCTTCTGCAACGTCACTGGCTTCAGCTTCATCGTATATGCTTGCTTACACCTCTAAATTTGAATATATTCACTTTATCTTTGTTATATTTAGTAATCAAGAACCTTGATTGTTATTATTTGTTTGCCTCTGATGCTACTACTAGATAGGATTGTCATGTGCCTTAGATACTCTGAGCGGTCAAGCTTACGGAGCTAAACTCTACCGTAAACTAGGCGTTCAGACATACACAGCTATGTTCTGTCTCACACTAGTATGTTTCCCTATCTCTATCATATGGTTCAACATGGAGAAGCTTCTTGTTTTCCTTGGCCAAGACAACGCTATTGCGCACGAAGCCGGCAGGTATGCCGTCTGGCTCATCCCTGGGCTCTTCTCTTACGCCGTTCTCCAGCCCCTCACTCGCTACTTTCAAAACCAGAGCATGATCAGACCCCTCTTGATCACCTCTTCTTTTGTGTTCTGTCTCCACGTACCTCTCTGCTGGCTTTTGGTTTACAAGTCAGGGCTTGGTTTCCTAGGTGGAGCCTTGGCTATGGGTTTGTCGAACTGGCTCTATGCTATTCTTCTTGGGTCTATCATGtacttctcctcttcttgttttgaGACGCGTGCGCCTCTTACTATGGAGATGTTCAGTGGCGTTGGAGAGTTCTTTAGATATGCTCTTCCTTCTGCTGCTATGGTTTGGTATAATTAATCACTTTTCTCTGTGCCTTTCAACTTCTCAATATGGTAATAAACTATTTTCATGTGTTGCAGCCTAGAGTGGTGGTCATATGAACTCATAATATTGTTCTCTGGACTCTTACCCAACCCTGAACTGGAGACTTCTGTGCTCTCTGTTTGGTAACACTCCCCCATTGCATCTACATTTCATTTTCTTGTCACATTCTTGAATAACAAACCTATTAACAATCATGTGCAGTCTCCAAACAATTGCGACAATCTATTCAATACCACTTGCCATCGCGGCTGCTGCAAGGTTAGAGCTATAGTCCTTACCTAAGAGAGCTGAAGCATACTTGATTcatatgttttcattttcataaGTGGATTATTTTGCATGTGCAGCACAAGAATCTCAAACGAATTAGGTGCTGGAAACTCAAGGGCAGCACATATTGTGGTCTACGCGGCAATGTCTCTTGCAGTTGTGGAATCATTGATAGTGAGTATGTCTCTGTTGGTAGGAAGGAATGTTTTCGGATATGTTTTCAGCAGTGACAAGGAAACTGTTGACTATGTTGCAAAGATGGCTCCGTTGGTCTCTATCTCTATCATACTAGACGGTTCACAGGGTGTTCTCTCAGGTCCTATTCCTCTATTGTTTTACTTAATCTCCAAAGTGAAGTGTCTTTTACATGTTATATACTAATCCATCTCTTATAATTTGCTTCTGGATCCTCACAACATAGGTCCATGTCTTCATGTTGTTCATGTTGTTGTCCTTCTTAATCCAGTCATCCCAAAGTTATACTCTTCTCTGCCACTACTAACCCTGGTTTAAAATGGCTAGCAGGTATTGCAAGGGGATGTGGATGGCAACATATAGGGGCTTACATCAATTTAGGAGCTTTCTATCTATGTGGGATACCCTTTGCAGCAACTTTAGCCTTCTGGGTTCATCTGAAAGGTGTTGGCCTTTGGGTTGGAATACAAGCTGGTGCCGTTCTACAAACTTTTCTGCTAGCTCTTGTCACTGGCTGCACAAACTGGGAACACCAGGTCCATTTCCTTTTCTCATCTCTCCTTCTTCATGACTTGTTTTTACTGTGGAATAGACTTTCGTTGAATAACTTTTTTGAACTCTAGGCCTTTGAAGCAAGGAAGAGAATGGCTTTAGCCTAAAGGTTAAGCCGCCTGCCCCAAGAGCATCTAAAGATTACAGGGACCACGTTTTCCTCAAGTTTTACCATTTTGGTAGCAGTTTGTCGATGTATGTTACTTCAGGACTAGTAGTTGCTGCAAAATAACGAGTCTTTTTTTTGTAGCAATACTTCATTACGAGTGTACTGGTGAGGTCGTTTCATTCATCACCATCATATCTTTTACTGGAATCAGACGGTGTTCTTTCATCAGCTTGTAAGTAGATAAATCTACAAGAAACTAGTAATAGCTCAATAATCAAATCTCGTAAGCGCGGGAAACTAAATAACAAACTCATAACCGCCATAACGGTCCCTTCTCTACCCTATATAACAAACTCATAACCgctttcttcttccttcttccatcttctctctctcttcaaccTCGCAAGTGATCAACAATGGCGACTATCTCGTTCTCCTTCGCCATCTTTCTCGTTGCTCTCATCCTCTGTTTCCCTCATCCTTCCGCCGGAGTTCCTCTGGAAGAGCTGGAAAGAGCCATCACGGTGCTCCGCGTCAGAGGCCGAGCTCTCTTCGCCAACGCCATCGTAACCTCCGATCTCTTCTTCGATTTACTCTCCGCCGAGACCCTCACACTCTTCGCCCCCACCGACTCCACGCTTTTCGATCTCGACATGACTCGTTCTTTCTCCTTCTACGTTTCCACCCTCCGCCTCCACTCCGTACCCGTCCGCCTCCCGTTCTCCGATCTCCGATTCCTCCCCAACGCCACCTCTCTCCCGACGCTGCTTCCCTCTCACCACCTCCTACTCAGTAAGTCTTCTTCGTCAAACGAATCCGTTTGTCTCGACGCCGTTCGCATTCTCCTCCCTGGTTTGTTCTACGGTCAGCATCTCGCCGTACACGGTATCGACGGTCTTCTTTCGCTCACGACTCCTTCGTCTTCGGAACTTTCCGTTGATTTGCCTCCCGTGGTCGATTCGCCGGCGGAGTCACCGTATGCTGTGGATTCGAGATTCTCGCCGGCGCCACAGCCTTACGCCTCCTTTCTTGGTCGTACACCAGCAGAGACTCCGAGGGTTGAAGAAGTTTCACCGTCGCCGTGGAGAGAAGGCATGATCGTAGGCGATGAAGGAGGTCCGTTAGATTGGAGGAGTAACCACTTCTGATGGACACGTGTCGTAATCTCTGCAAGTGGAGATTTAGCTGTAAACAAGTCATTTCTTTTTCCTTGAGAAATTTGTAATCTTTGATTTTGTAAACACATTACTCGTTCTTGAGCGTTAAAGCTTGGAGTTTCATAAGTAATAATAGCTTTTTTAAGTATGCAAAGTTAAGGCCAAAACTAgttgatatataaattaaatcacAGCACAAAGGCAAAATCCCTTTTACAATAACCATAGTCCAGCATAGTCTTCTAACTCGTAAACTCCAGGTGTCCTATAACACAAGCATCAAAGAACAACACACGCTAAGACCTTTGACAACCTACTGTTCAATTTCTCCTTCCGCAGTATCAGTTGCCACTTCTTTGTCGTTTCCATCTCCCTCTTCCAGTACATCATCCATTGTCATTTCATCCTCCCCACCATTGATATCCTctacttcatcttcttcatcttcatcccctCCTCCACCTCCAGgtatctttcttttctttggACCGTGTTCCATTATATGCGTCTCTAACTCCTTATCCATTGTTTCCTGCAAATTCATATCCCCGTTGTTTGCTTTCCTCGCCTTCCTTGCGTTTTCCCACTTTTCCAGCTCTTTCTCCACATTACGCAGATATTTCTCTTCTATCTCCTTTTGATACTCACTCACGTCTTGTCTCTTTGCCGCCTTCCATTCTAAGAATGCCTGCGTCACCAATTACATTTCAATATCACATAGCATGCATGTCAAAACATTACATTCACAAAAACTACACTTTACCTGCTCTTTGCGTTGCTCCGCCTCAGTTGTATCTTCTTCCAAAGGCCTCGTTGGTGCATAGTATATATGTGGCTCTGCTTTGGTCCTGAAACAGCCGTCCACATGCAATCAAATGAAAAGGATGTTAACAAAATACCTCTATATCATCTAGCAATTTCTACCTATGGCCTTGGCCATCAACATCTTTATGCACGTGAATGGAAACTTATCTTTGTTTCTATTAAATTGTTGTGAATATGCACACTTTGGaccgaaattaaaaataacCTGCACATAATACACATCATTAGGATTCATCATGCAGAGGAAGTAGGGGTAGAGTGGAAATAAAAACAGCAGCTCACCTTATAAAATTGCCAAGTTTCTTCTTCTGCTCACACCACCTAAGGAATAGCAGTTCCAACTCTTTTTGTTCTGCCTTAGCAGCAACACGGGCTCGAAGCGTCTGATTGACAAGTTAAATTGTATATCAGAACGCTATACACAAGAATGCCATTTGGAATAGAAAGTACGAATAGCTGGGTGCTTACAAgatctcttctcctcttttcAGTCAGAGTCTCACGCTCTTGCAGCCTCAGTCGCTCACTTTCTTCACGAGCCTTTTGCTCAGCCTATACGAGTAGGAGGGATACACGGTTAATGCATTGTAGAACTATGAAAGAAGTTTAGATATAACCTCACACCTAACTGGACATATAATGATAACTTATACCTAACATCTTAGCAACAATATTATTATCTCCAAATAAAAGGCCAAGAAGATCCAATTCCAAAAATAAATCATATCGAGATAGATTTAAGCTCCTTTACAAATGCCAGTCATGTAAATAAACTAGAGGCCAATCCTGTATTGGCTAGAAGATGAAGACTATCACATCCAAGTACAATAAAGTGACGGTTCCCCTCACTAAACAGCAATAACTTAGAAAAATATCGCGTATCTGGGTTTTAAGTAGACGAAGACTATCACATCCAAGTACAATAAAGTGACAGTTCCCCTCAATAAACAGCAATAGCTTAGTAAAATATCTCGTATCTGGGTTTTAAGTACGTGAAACAAGCCATGAGAACATGAGTCTGTGCTTACCTTTTGTAGCGCAGCGGACCTTCGAGCATAGGCATCTGTTCCAGAAAGCTGTTTATCTTCTTTTCTGAACCTCTGCAGAATAAAAAGGAATGTAAACAAGTGAGACTacgaaaattttgaataaaagaACGACATATCTGCCATGGAACAAGCTAAACCATGAGGGACTAAAGAACATGAGCATAAGAGCAATGTCCATGTAATGAAAAAAATACCTCCAAAGTCCCTAGAAGATTCCCCAGCATTCTTCTGTTCCTATTAACAAGTTTAGGATCCTCATTCTTAGGTAGATTCCTTGGTGCAGGCTCAGGCAATTCCATAGCTTCAAAACCCTGATAAAGAGCATAGCGACAAAGACTATTGAGTAAACTCTCACTATGCCAAAAACTAAAGAGACGATCTTTGCAAGAACTGCACGTGGGTATTGATTACCTTCTTGACCCCTCTATGTTCTGCATCCCTCTGAGACCAACTTCCACGACGATGACCATCTAGCTTCCTGTCCCTTAGATCAGAGTTCCCATTTTTACCAGCTGAAACATGAGTTTCGTTGCCATCATCAACCTTACTAACATCCTCACCTTCGACCTGAGTCTcctaatagttaaaaaaaaaacacttttttaCAATCTAATAATAAGAATGCATTACTTTCTGAACAAGAGAGTCTTCCTTCAGATACCTTAACAACGGCGGAAGACAATCTCCGTTTAGCAGGAGGCTCATCCTCTACGTCATTCCTCTCCGCCTTCAAAATCAAATAAACCTATTATTAACACAATTCAAAGAAGAGAACTATATGAAGGAGAAAGGAAAGTGAAATTACAGGTCGAAGAAAGCCTCTACGGGGTTGGTTGCGAGGACCAGCGCCTGAGA
This genomic window contains:
- the LOC103872626 gene encoding fruit protein pKIWI502, which codes for MFILRRPHLTRHLRFSRNNRVSSAAAVRHDATLWTPAPLSLVESAAESLFHISIDISNSPDLAASYTRPGQYLQLRVPDVERPSFLAIASPPSFAAASGAFEFLVKSIAGSTAEILCGLKRGETVELSSVMGHGFDVDQIDPPEEYSTVLIFATGSGISPIRSLIETGFGADRRSDVRLYYGARNLKRMAYQEKFKEWESSGVKVVPVLSQPDDGWRGETGYVQAAFARAAKQVSDPSATGVVLCGQRQMAEEITAMLVADGVSNDKMLKNF
- the LOC103872306 gene encoding protein DETOXIFICATION 12, coding for MVDAESSAKDVLLLSVDRVQVVTWRDLRDGSFTEELKRLISFAAPMAAVVIAQFSLQIISMVMVGHLGNLALASASLASSFCNVTGFSFIIGLSCALDTLSGQAYGAKLYRKLGVQTYTAMFCLTLVCFPISIIWFNMEKLLVFLGQDNAIAHEAGRYAVWLIPGLFSYAVLQPLTRYFQNQSMIRPLLITSSFVFCLHVPLCWLLVYKSGLGFLGGALAMGLSNWLYAILLGSIMYFSSSCFETRAPLTMEMFSGVGEFFRYALPSAAMVCLEWWSYELIILFSGLLPNPELETSVLSVCLQTIATIYSIPLAIAAAASTRISNELGAGNSRAAHIVVYAAMSLAVVESLIVSMSLLVGRNVFGYVFSSDKETVDYVAKMAPLVSISIILDGSQGVLSGIARGCGWQHIGAYINLGAFYLCGIPFAATLAFWVHLKGVGLWVGIQAGAVLQTFLLALVTGCTNWEHQAFEARKRMALA
- the LOC103872308 gene encoding fasciclin-like arabinogalactan protein 19 — translated: MATISFSFAIFLVALILCFPHPSAGVPLEELERAITVLRVRGRALFANAIVTSDLFFDLLSAETLTLFAPTDSTLFDLDMTRSFSFYVSTLRLHSVPVRLPFSDLRFLPNATSLPTLLPSHHLLLSKSSSSNESVCLDAVRILLPGLFYGQHLAVHGIDGLLSLTTPSSSELSVDLPPVVDSPAESPYAVDSRFSPAPQPYASFLGRTPAETPRVEEVSPSPWREGMIVGDEGGPLDWRSNHF
- the LOC103872307 gene encoding pinin isoform X2; the encoded protein is MGDTALEKTAEVLRHEIDELRRQQREITERLRDPRGIRRGGLSGAGPRNQPRRGFLRPAERNDVEDEPPAKRRLSSAVVKVEGEDVSKVDDGNETHVSAGKNGNSDLRDRKLDGHRRGSWSQRDAEHRGVKKGFEAMELPEPAPRNLPKNEDPKLVNRNRRMLGNLLGTLERFRKEDKQLSGTDAYARRSAALQKAEQKAREESERLRLQERETLTEKRRRDLTLRARVAAKAEQKELELLFLRWCEQKKKLGNFIRTKAEPHIYYAPTRPLEEDTTEAEQRKEQAFLEWKAAKRQDVSEYQKEIEEKYLRNVEKELEKWENARKARKANNGDMNLQETMDKELETHIMEHGPKKRKIPGGGGGDEDEEDEVEDINGGEDEMTMDDVLEEGDGNDKEVATDTAEGEIEQ
- the LOC103872307 gene encoding pinin isoform X1; translation: MGDTALEKTAEVLRHEIDELRRQQREITERLRDPRGIRRGGLSGAGPRNQPRRGFLRPAERNDVEDEPPAKRRLSSAVVKETQVEGEDVSKVDDGNETHVSAGKNGNSDLRDRKLDGHRRGSWSQRDAEHRGVKKGFEAMELPEPAPRNLPKNEDPKLVNRNRRMLGNLLGTLERFRKEDKQLSGTDAYARRSAALQKAEQKAREESERLRLQERETLTEKRRRDLTLRARVAAKAEQKELELLFLRWCEQKKKLGNFIRTKAEPHIYYAPTRPLEEDTTEAEQRKEQAFLEWKAAKRQDVSEYQKEIEEKYLRNVEKELEKWENARKARKANNGDMNLQETMDKELETHIMEHGPKKRKIPGGGGGDEDEEDEVEDINGGEDEMTMDDVLEEGDGNDKEVATDTAEGEIEQ